tctctgcctacccatagaAAAGAAGGAAtcatgattttatatatgtatgtatttatttattacaataagtaGTTATTACCTCATAAATAAATGGAGCTCTATGCTGTTGGCTCACTGGCTTAGGGTCATTCACTTGCATCACATTACTAACAGAACTGCACGGCCAACAGTCCATGTCAACTACAGTAAAGAATGGGTTCTGAATCAAACAGGTCTCATGGTagtaatctaaaaaaaaaacaaattattaaccTTGGCTATCTAGCATATTACCTTTGCTGGCACAAACTtcataaagtataataattgatttatgGGTTACCAGTGTGACATGGTGAATGTAATTCATGGCtagtaatacattattatacatactttGACTAAGAATAACCCATTGGGGATTTTACTTACATGTTAAAGAAGGGAACAAAGATATAAATGGAATGGAGATTCGTCTAAGCAGTTTTAATCCCGGGTAAATGTATTCTTGAACATTACACATAATAGTGCTGTAAATAATCTTATAATTATAGAAGATATAGATTCCAACAAGGATTCCAGttagtatataaatacatttagcTATAAAATAACGCGGTCTATTCGATTCTACGTGGCCAGATGTCTCCAAAGTCTTTAATGATTGAAAGTACATTCGTTTGAACTCATCCTCACTCATACCAGCGTCTAAGCACTGTTTTTTGAGGTTTTTAATGGAATCTGAATATTCCTGTAACGCTTCCTGGCTCGACATGTTGTGCAAATTATTAATTGTACacgtatattaatatttcaatcacATTTTAGCGGCGATCGATATGAAACGAAAATATAAACACGATTGACTTGACTCAGCTGTTAATGACAGTTGGTTTGTCAAATTTGACATTTCTGTGCTGCCATAAAAACGAGAAAATACGGTTTAATcaagattttgattttatttataaaataaataaaaatattaggtatagtATGTATtcgtaatgttatataatataatacttgcTTAGAAAACTTACATCTTACGGAGTTTTACTTTCATCATATGGTGACTTcttttatggtatttttttcgCGGTTATGCTTATCTCTCGGTTATCGCTTAGTATCTATCCTTTGCTTAAATACGGATTTCCTGAAACTTCTTATTCCTAATCACTTGGAATAGTCACCTTGAAGTTTGGTCAGCAAGATGAGGATTTGATTTCCAGTTGAATCAAAGCAAAAGACCCATGGATATAATTTTACGTCAGGACTAGATAGTTAAGGATTTAGATCtgaagaaaaaaagaaatgcaCCTATGTATTGATTTACAAAATCATAATCATAGTTCAAAGCTCGTACCAAATTTTCCAtgtaaatatacctaataataagtAGTTAAGTATTGCAGTACCTGGACATTAAATATTCTGGTATAATCCCTCTCACAAATAGTTAATAAGATTTGATCATTTTACCGTCTAGAATATTAACTGTACCCTAACGAACACCTACCTAAGTGCAAAGTgcacataattattacataatttattttgcaagGCCAGTCAGCATATTTTCCTCGTTGGATTTGCTTAATCAAGGTAAAGGGTACCGTATACGTATATTACCGTACCCGTATACGTATATACGTATACGGGTAGAGTAAAAAGTCTAAAACCGCGGTAAAGCTTTATTCTGCTTGCAATGTTAATGTAGACAGTGTTGGTAGAATGTCGAAATTTTGAAGAGTACTTAAGTAGAGTAGATTACTCCTTGTTAAGTTAGGTACCCTATTAATAAGTCTTCCACAGCAGAGCTCTTCCCAGCCAGCGCTCACTCTAAACTAAAACGACGGTAAACGGCGATTAAAATAATCCTGAGGATTATTCCggttataaataagtacctatatgtaGGTACAGACAGATACAGTAAGTATTTCAGAGGTGATAGAGTATGATGGTCACTAGCCAGAGTTACATTTACTCAATTGATCTTCATAGGAATATACTTATCATTTTCAGTATACTATTAAGTAGGTAGGTCATTGCCGGTGCTTTGATTTGTATACCTAACTGCTAATACGAATAATAATTGCATTCGGTAGAGAAATTGGAACCAttagcaataatttaaaaaataaaataattagaaactAATATTGGTTTCTTTCACTGGGACGATAAGATAAGACAAAGTACGTGTTGAGGCCTTTTGATAACACGACTGATGTATAGAATGCTGTCAATACGACGATATGCTCTCTTACGGctacaagttttaaaataaacaacatatttttttccatttcaaAACATTGTTGGTATCGCAAGTCCTAGTGCTTTAAAAACAGCTCTCGTTTTAATATGTGATTAAACAGCTGAAAAATCAGTGCAGTTTATGTGGTGGAAATATATTGTTGTTCTTCGAAAAATGCAGGAAAGACAAATACTAGATGGAATTTGAGGAAAGAGCGCATGGCGCTACGTGGCGCTGGCCTCTTCTTCTATCTGTTGTGTTTCTAAATGTACGTATTCcataatttgcatattttacTGCCTGTTGCATAATACACAtaataggtaaaaaataaactagccTCGTCTTTGTGAGTTATTGGAAGTAATTGATTCCGTCGTACATAACAATAGATCTCCGACGTATCTCTTCCAAAGTCCTTGACGTCAAACTGAACCGTGAGTTAAGGAAGAACTGCCAAATGTTCGGTGGTTTGATCGCTTTGTTCGTTGTTATGAAATGTCCATGAGCCCGTATCAATGCCACGGTGACGTCACACTATCGTACATGTGAGAAACACTTATATCATGATAACATCAGCGATGCACAGGTGACTGAGCGAGATATTACGATTTctcataaatcataaatctacatcagtaaatttacaaaaatgtctGCACTTGACTCGTGTTATATGTTCTAATACGTTAATAATGCACTTATAAATTGCTGATAagagtaataaatttaatagcGCATGAAATACCTATGTTTTCTAAAATCGTAGGTATCTGCGCATTAATTGAAGGCTAGTATTTGCAGAAGCGTTTATTTTGTTCAGATATTTGTACAGCACATTGTTGCAGTAGTTTGTTAAATGACTTGAAGTAGGTAGAGGCAGTACAAGAgcacttataaattaattaaaaaagtacttactaTCTTTGGGAATGAGTAACGATTATCGGTATGCATAACATCACTCGGTACTCCTGTGGGTAGACCGCCTGtgacttttttttaacccgtcactgtcccactgttgggaaagggtctcctctcgaTCGCGAGAGCGGTCAGAcgttgagtccatcacgctgccCAAATTGGGGTTGGGTATGCTAATTTATGAATAGTAAATGTTAATAGGTACTAATCTCtagttaggtacctactcaatactgtaaaataattcacaaattatttattttgtgaacaaATCACATTTTAACATCATTCATTATTCATACAACGTCGGTGACAATCGGCAGACATCGCTATCACACAACCAAAatactatgtaaatatttttttgtattgtattcaaTTTGGCATTATTCGAATGAtttaataggtaggtaattaACTATCTATCGGCATTTGTacgaattataataaaacgaaggctaattgttttatgtaacaagcataatttgtaaaaatgttgataaatataaatatgattgattattattatcaatcacTGGCTTTGAATACggttttcttttaaagacaTGCCGTAACTAAccgtatttacaataataaatattatataatgcaAATACATCTCCACTCTAATGATGGCTAACACATAGCACagcttttattaaatacatttatagctgataataaaaaagaaagatttgTTTCGAATCATGGAAAACGCATTACATgattaagtagtttttaatgGGAAATTAAGCCTTTAATTAGCGAAAGGTGTTTAAAATCGATTATTTCTTTAGTAAGAGAGATAGTGCTACCTAAATAGTCACCTGACTAGCACCAATGATAGAGTGCTTTTTTTGTCTTTTCGTGATCTTTGATTACTTCCAGTGAAAAAGAACTAAGCTCAAGAATAAGTTCAATTTAGTACGTTTTGTGATAACTGGATAACggaaaaatactgttttaataagGCATTCctgaaactttattttcttaaagcTTTATTATCACGGGATGTAGACTTATGTATGAAGTTAgcacaattttaaaacacaaaatatagtAGAGTATGTTTTTCAAAAGCAGCAAGACTGTTAGGATATACTGGAAAATTCCACACTTAACGAAAAGTCTAATTACGAATGAAAATCAGTCAGTCAATGGTTTAGGAATACCATGGAAGAAATTGTAAAAAGCCAGCTACAGCTGTACCTATaaaagagttatttttatttaatttcaggtTTGCCTGCCGAGTCTTGTTTACGCATATGGCATCATTTTAGTGTATCTAGACGGTCTACAAGTTCCAATATGGCTGGGTCTTTCTACCCCTACCATTTACATTCTGGTCTACAACCTCACACGTAAGGATCAAATGTgtgtaacatattatatttatttaacattttaattaaactttttattaatgaTGTTGTATTTTCTAGAATGTTGGTGCAGAGAAGCAGCGGATTCTTGGGGAGGTGTCGTGGGATACCGCGTCATGGCCGCCATTGGACTTTTATTTGTGGTGGCTAGTCTACTCATTTGTGCAGTTATTCCGATTCATTTGCAGCCTTATGCGTATGGCATCATGggaggtaaaaaaaatattattcttgcAAAAGTAAATGAGTCTCGTGTATTTTAACTGTTTAAGTTAAACAATGGTTTCGTCTTTTTCAGGTTTCGGATCTTCACTGATATCAGCTCAAGTGGACGCAGTCGTATTCGATACATATGACTCACGACTAGGAATCATCCGAGGATTGTGTTTCGCCGGTCAAGCAGTAGGACAGTCGCTTTTCCCTCATATTATAACGGCACTCATAGAAGGCTACGGATATTCTCATGCATACATAGTACTTGGAGGAATAATGCTACAAACTTTACCAGCAATTTTACTACTTAGAGTCGAACAGAGATTCATGAGACCGGTCTCCTTTTCACGATACAGCGATGTAGCCAAAACTTATGCCATGTTTAACAACGAAGTAATGGTTGAAAACAACTATTATTCGACAGAATTACCACTCCACGATATGGGTAAGAAATGTTGGAAAAGTCCTTCAGACGACAACTTGCATAGAGAATCAGAGTATACGGACGGTGGGTTTGAGATGGACGGAGATATAGTCGCTACTATTACACCACCACCGAGCCCAGAAGAAAAGAGAAGAAACATATTTGGTGTAGAAATATTACCAGAAATACCTGAGGAAAGCGAAGATAGTGAGAGTGAAGGCAGTGAGAGTGAGAGTGAGGAGTCCGATGAAGAACAAGGTGTGAGTAAAAATAAGAAGCGACTCAGTGTCGCCATTAAGAGACTGAGTACTTTAGGTGATAATCTGGACGACTACATAACTAAACAAGTAAGGAAAGATTCACGAACTGACCAAGATATTAGCGAACAGAACGAATATGAGGAGATAGAAGTAACTTATGACAATGTATCACCTGTTACTGATATTCAGAGAGAGAAGATATTTAACTCGTTTAGCTTTCGATGTCAGTCGGCTTATGCTAGCATGAGAAGAAGAATGTGGATGCcgtcatacaaaatttacacGATGAGAAGAAGATTcacatactttatttattatctgaaCGACACGTTTCTAAAGCCTTTGACAAGATCGCTCTCGTGTTGGAAGTTCTATCCCGCGTTAATGATATACTTTTCTAGGCTAAGTTTGACTTCAGTAGCAATGGTGTCATTACCAATGATAGCTTCAGAAATGCATCCAAAGATATCCATGGCTGATTCTAACTTTCTGATGACATTGTACGGTTTCACTTGGATATGTTTCCTGATGTGTACTCCATGGTTAGCACAAACGCCTAAGAGAAATTTCAAGTACGTCGCCGTTGTGGGCCTGTTTGTCTCAACCGCAGCTTGTTTTGGTAAGTGGCGCTATTTTTGCAATTTAATGACGCAATGATcgcaaatattttgataaatctGTTCAATGAATGTCTTTCATAATAATCACGATCAAGATAACATCTTAGTGTGAGttatgttattatgatattgaacCTAAAATAGAATGATAACCGATAAAATGACATTCAACAGTATAGTTTTTTATGTCGAAACCATTGACTAACTATAATGTGTTATCTTACATTGCTAAAAATTGGGATCTATGCTCCCCTTCTGATCTTATTCTTCTTCCTTACTTCATAGTACATTTAGTATCCTGCTAATGGCTTCGATTTTTATTCATACTCATTTAGTTTCCAACCAAATGCAAAGGTTATCAatcaattaaagtttttatgtcTCTTTTCCAGTTTTAGCCGAAGCCGACAACCACGACTCATTCTCCATCGGCTGCGTAATAGCAGGCTTCGGATACGGTGCCATTTCTTGTTGTTGGGAAACTGCAGTACAAGATTTCGTTGGAGCAAGAAAATGGCCGAAACTTCACAGTCCTTTAGAAACGATCTCTGGCTTAATTATCACTGTATTTGTTATAGGGATTTCATTCATTGTCGATCAAGATAGAGGTTTGCAACTTGCCATGTTTATCTTAgccataatattatctataattaCGGTAATATGGCTGGTGattgcattaatttatttttatataacgaaGCTTAGAAACAGGAGGCTCGGCAAACGTTGGTTATTCTAAGCTCTGTATATATTGTAAATGATTGTAGTTAATGTTAAGCGTGTTGTGGTAAACAATAAAAGTGGAACAGTGACGTGGATAGTTCGTGTGTTGCACTTGTGATATATCTTAACGAGATAAGAAAACGTAATacaataatgattatttaatattaacaaaatatattttgtagaataCGCTATCGTTTGATTTTATCTTCAGAATGTTATTTCCTGCATGGTTAGTGTAGAGCAAACCGAACAAGAACGTTTCACAAAAGTGACTAAGTGTCACGAGAACATAATTCAGATTCAGCTTGTAGCCGTTATATCCATTGATGGTTTTGTTATTTGCCCTTTGATATGTGACACTAGAAAATCACAATAATGGTTTCTTTGCTCATCACGCTGTCTTACTTTTTAGCCTTTTTCGAGCGAGCAAAAATGCCTGGTGCCTGTCCCGATGCTGTGCAATGTTATCTTATTTTCCGGTAGGATCGCCTTTGGTATTTACAACCTATAATTATTTAGCAGGAAATGGCCAGGTATCCAGACCGATGTAGGAGTTTGTGGGAGACTTTTGCACAACAATTGAACTGTACCTAtagattagaaaaaatctttgcaTTGATAATCTAGTTATTGATACTGTTCCCATATCGTAAGTAGCTTTGAGATTAATAGTGTAgtggaaaattttattaattgtgaatTGTGTACCTGAACAGTGAACAAATAACAGTGAtacttttattgatataaacatAAGTCCACTTATCTGAAACGCATAGCCTTCTACCGTCACTTTGTTGTTGTGGTAAAGTCCATATTATTAGCAAATGCACAACTATTTCCACAAAATACCTATATAACTAACTTTCAAATTACGGTTTAAAGCCGactctatttatattttttaatagaataaatcTTTTCTTATTAAAAGTATGCAAAGATCAGGTGCGTTGTTCCTACTCGTACAACGGTCCTGCAAGGCAAGACGTAAGTATGGatgaaaataaatcagtttATTGTAAAGCTTGTAAGAGTCGTAGCAAGAAGCATTCTCTGGTCTCTTCttattcctatgggaaaaaggcataatttttatgtaagtattaaggTATTAAAAGGATCAAAATGCTTCCGAATGATTCACACTCTTTTCAAAGAAATCGGCTTaagtatttactatatttaggTAGTTTGCTTAGTGACAATAATGACACAGGTTAAAAATGTAGTTGTACTAGATATTGTTTAAATCTAGGTCATGAACATTATTCAGTTATATACTCAcgttaaaatgtatgtattgcaCTTATCTAAGAATTTCAATAGATATTTCAGGTGGGTGAACATTGTAAgtgtattttaacttttatactGAATACCTTATGTATAGGTATCTGCGGCCTTTTAAAATGGAGATGAAACATGGAATGCGAACGAAAATAAccactttatttaattattttaataagcatttaagcaaaaattatattaagctAAAAATGGTGACAACAAACAATCAcgaatcataaaaaaatctttataatttgAGGTGAATTTAATGCCTTTTTGACAGAAAGTACCTACAAAAGATGAACATTTGTAATAGTGTCTCTGGCTACATACAAAAGGATCTATCGTGCGCTATTTTAATATGCGCAGTAGCCGACAACTGTTGTACCTAATCGGACAAGGTAGTGTATTATTTATCATTCACGCCCATACAAATATAAtcttttaagatatttattatcaattctTTGATGGAATAACGTTAATGTACAGTTTAAGATACTGATCCTTAATAGATTAGATATAATACAGTGGCTGTTTAGTAATGTTAGGGGAAAGAAACGAGATAAGGAGGAAAGTCAATGCTCTGCATTTTAATGCAACGTTTGCAACCTATAGGGTTTGCTTCCCAAGCGAGAAATGTATTGGATTATGTTAgggaattaaaatgtatttcaaacgTTCAGATAAAAGTtcggtaggtacctaattatttatttatttaatgctatCCAAATcgaaacatatattatgtacattttgaaatattatctaTCACGTCATGAAAGCTGCACAGGTTTTGTCTTAAACTATTGTCATTCTCAAAGATctctgacagtcgttaacagtagtcagaagcttgaaagtctgacaaccagtcttactgaagggtatcgtctTATAACCctagtaactgggttgtgaaggacCGCTAGGCAGTCGCTCCAAGTAAAAACTGGTATTCAGCTCTTTCCGGCGAGATTGGAAgttgactacaacatagttggaagaaaggctaggctaatgatACCTACCCAAAGTCAAGAAGCAATTCCGTTGTATCTATTGCAAAGTATACCTACCGACTGGCGCAGACCTGCAGAGGTAGGTAGTAACATAGATACAGCATAATGACTAACTATAAATATCTATGAAACAGGTAAGAATCAAAGCAAATATGCTTTCACTGCACAATGATTCTCCCTTATAGAATACAATTCTATCAAAACATGTAGTGAGTTCGCAGGAAATAAGGtgtcaacattatttacataatgtcGTCCTAATCTTTCGTGATGTAAGTAAACGAATCTCGCTTTGCAAACAATACTGCCTCACCGCCATTCATATTTGCCTGATGTGATATTATACCGACATTCGCGAGACATACCTTATGATATAAACGAGTGTAAACGAAAGACGAATAAATGCCGCCATTGTTCAAATAATATTGACGAAAATGGCTTTCGAGTTCAACGACCTAAAAGGAATTTTGTTACTGGTAAGTTATTTTGACTCCTTGATGAGTGCAACTAGtgaaaatagtgaaaaaaaAGATTCGATTCGAAATTCGAAGCATTAAGTTTGCGACGATCTCACTACTTAATGAGCACAAACAATAGTTTTTTCAGCCTATTCTATCATAATGGttacttatttcttttgttttttatttgtctcAGAATAAGTACAGCTAGATTTTCAGGGACGAATGTAAACCTAGAAAAAGTTTAAAGTGAAACGTGACATTTTATCAAGATTTATCTCTTTTATTAGGTATTTCCTTTGCTGCAGTTAGATACAATTAACtctgttatttttgtacttcTATGTGCATAACTACCATAATCAtaaagttgtttatattttttattgtaggaGATAATTGCGATTACAAAATAAGTAGCTTTAACCATTGTCAATGAAAAAGATCTCCCAATTTTCAAAGCTTTTAAATGGTCGTTGATATTAAACCCCAGATTCGACAGCGGTCTATCCCGTGTAAAGCCAAGTCCAAGCAAATATCTACagtttttaaacatataaaaaattacaaaaacattaaatctTGTTTTCAGGTATTCCTAACAATACCAGTAACATCGACGACGAACATAAACTGCTTCGGGAAACCCTTCCACTGCCTCAACTCAACTCATTTCATGATCTGCGTGGACCTGGGAGGCGGCTTGTCCACCACGATCGACGACTTTGTCATACCGTGCCCGCCTACCACAGTGTGCCATGAACAAAATCATTTCGAGTGTGAGTTTCCTAGAGAAGAAACTATGCTACAAGTGATCGGTGTGACTGAAGCTGTAACTGAAAGTGTACCTACTAGTACTGAAGTGACTACTGTGCTACCGTTTACGCAAGCTACTCCACTTGAAGAAGAAACTTCGCCTAGACTGGAATTGTTGGAAAGTTTGACTGCAACAGCTAGTGTTAATTTGACTGAAGTGAATACAATTGTACCAACGGCTGCGGTAAGTAATGTCAGCATATATGAAGTTATACCTACAAGTTCTAAAGTAAATGAGATTATAACGACTACGGAAAGTATTGTAGAATCTACTCAAACTTCTACTGAAAATGTCTTGAGTACTGCTGTTACGGATAATTTGAGGTCAGTAGATATTACAAATCAAACAGAAGGTTTGGGAACTAACGATGTTAAAGACACGTCGGAGTTGAGTTCTAcctataatattactaataacACTATCAATGAAGATAATAACACTGTGTTAGCTGAAAATAGTATCGCAGGAAATGGAACATTGCTAGAAGCAACAACATCGCAGAATACAACTAGTGAGTTGCCTTCGACACCGTCAACGTTCTTAAATACAGAACCTAGCTATGATTTAGATAAACCTCCTGATAGTTTATCTCTAAATAATCCAgcaaataatacaaatacattCAGTCCTACTGTCACAACTGCAAATCCTGTAGATACTGCACCTGAAGCTAATATTAATGGTAGCAGTACTACTGAAAAGCTTCTGGAAATTGTAGCAACGAATACTACTCAAGATGTTGTTAGCTTGACTGAACCAGTGACGAATATTAACGATACAAATATTACTGTTGATAACAATACTGTAATAGAGAGCAATATTGTGCCTACGGAAGCCCCAGTAAATGAAAGTAAGAATATACTCAATCAGACTGTTGCGAGAGAAAATATTACTACCACAATACTACCAGACATAGTTGTTGACACAGTAACTTCTGCAACAAGGCAAAATGATGTTGATTCTTCTCTTATCGCTATACAAGACATAGTTAATGGTACAATAAGTACAAATTATTATGCAATTAATTCAACAGAATCACCTGCAGTTCTAGTAAAGGATTTGACAAATACAACTGCAATTGAACCTTTACTAAACAACGAAACAAATGTAGTAAGCAGTGAATCTTCTTCAACTCTACCACCaagtaataaagaaaatgaaacaaGTACAATAGTATCAATAATAATCGAAACGAATAACGACACAGTACTAGTTACAGAAAATGTCAATACGACATCAGGTTCGAACAACACGAACAATGActcattacaaaatattgctCCACTAAATACATCACGGAATTTATCTTCCGTAAATGACGTACAGAATACAACAGCACAAAACACGGACTTAATTATAAGCACCACAGATATTCCCACAGGAATCTTGGATACTCTTCAAACAGTCGAACCAACTGGACAAGCTACTGAAATTGCGTCTACTACTCTCAAAGACTTGGCTACAACGACAGTTGCGAATCATATAATTACAAACGATAGCAATGCTTTTACCGCAAACCGCCAGAGTAAGAATGTAGAATCAACGACTATTGCAAACGTTGAGTCTGTTATAAACATACTAAGTCACCAGGAACAAATACCGACCACTAGTTCTCGAACGATTGAAATTGTATCAACTACCAGCAAGGAGAATGATATAACAACAGTAACTGATCGAAAATCATTTGTTTCTGATGATAGAATTGTTAGTACGGCTAATCTCCAGAATGTCGGCATTGAGACCATAAGCAGTGCTACAATTGAGCCTCAAAAAGAAAGATTAAATGCAACGAATAAACAAGAAAATGCAACAACACCACCAACAACAATATTGGATAGCCAATTAGTTGTTGATATTGTATCAACTACCGTTGTTCAGGATGTTGAATCAACAACAGAATTCAATTGGAAAATCTTTGCTTCTAATGATAGCAATGTTACTACAGAGATTCCACAGAATGTGAATGTGGAAAGTACAACTACTGGAAATGTTATTcctactataaatataattagtgaTCCTGATGTAATCTTGAATATCTCAAATGCACAAGTAAATAATGTGTCTTCTGAATTGAATATGCAACTTCCTGAACCTACGCTACATACAGAAAAGGAATTC
Above is a window of Anticarsia gemmatalis isolate Benzon Research Colony breed Stoneville strain chromosome 7, ilAntGemm2 primary, whole genome shotgun sequence DNA encoding:
- the LOC142974033 gene encoding uncharacterized protein LOC142974033 isoform X2 → MAAIGLLFVVASLLICAVIPIHLQPYAYGIMGGFGSSLISAQVDAVVFDTYDSRLGIIRGLCFAGQAVGQSLFPHIITALIEGYGYSHAYIVLGGIMLQTLPAILLLRVEQRFMRPVSFSRYSDVAKTYAMFNNEVMVENNYYSTELPLHDMGKKCWKSPSDDNLHRESEYTDGGFEMDGDIVATITPPPSPEEKRRNIFGVEILPEIPEESEDSESEGSESESEESDEEQGVSKNKKRLSVAIKRLSTLGDNLDDYITKQVRKDSRTDQDISEQNEYEEIEVTYDNVSPVTDIQREKIFNSFSFRCQSAYASMRRRMWMPSYKIYTMRRRFTYFIYYLNDTFLKPLTRSLSCWKFYPALMIYFSRLSLTSVAMVSLPMIASEMHPKISMADSNFLMTLYGFTWICFLMCTPWLAQTPKRNFKYVAVVGLFVSTAACFVLAEADNHDSFSIGCVIAGFGYGAISCCWETAVQDFVGARKWPKLHSPLETISGLIITVFVIGISFIVDQDRGLQLAMFILAIILSIITVIWLVIALIYFYITKLRNRRLGKRWLF
- the LOC142974033 gene encoding uncharacterized protein LOC142974033 isoform X1, with protein sequence MEFEERAHGATWRWPLLLSVVFLNVCLPSLVYAYGIILVYLDGLQVPIWLGLSTPTIYILVYNLTQCWCREAADSWGGVVGYRVMAAIGLLFVVASLLICAVIPIHLQPYAYGIMGGFGSSLISAQVDAVVFDTYDSRLGIIRGLCFAGQAVGQSLFPHIITALIEGYGYSHAYIVLGGIMLQTLPAILLLRVEQRFMRPVSFSRYSDVAKTYAMFNNEVMVENNYYSTELPLHDMGKKCWKSPSDDNLHRESEYTDGGFEMDGDIVATITPPPSPEEKRRNIFGVEILPEIPEESEDSESEGSESESEESDEEQGVSKNKKRLSVAIKRLSTLGDNLDDYITKQVRKDSRTDQDISEQNEYEEIEVTYDNVSPVTDIQREKIFNSFSFRCQSAYASMRRRMWMPSYKIYTMRRRFTYFIYYLNDTFLKPLTRSLSCWKFYPALMIYFSRLSLTSVAMVSLPMIASEMHPKISMADSNFLMTLYGFTWICFLMCTPWLAQTPKRNFKYVAVVGLFVSTAACFVLAEADNHDSFSIGCVIAGFGYGAISCCWETAVQDFVGARKWPKLHSPLETISGLIITVFVIGISFIVDQDRGLQLAMFILAIILSIITVIWLVIALIYFYITKLRNRRLGKRWLF